A single window of Verrucomicrobiota bacterium DNA harbors:
- a CDS encoding phosphoglycerate dehydrogenase codes for MKILLSTTSYQDTPGPHHELLATFGAEIHQERGPLSEEQMLALAGQFDALLCGDDALTRPVIESSLPRLKVIAKYGIGVDKIDVACATEHGIPVSYTPGVNHTTVAEHVFALLLGLQKNLVQQAHATASGQWARQTGREIFGKTMGIIGLGRVGQEVALRARAFGLTCLGYGNHWPEAFCRTHQVERRRELRQLLRESDIISLHTHLTPATHHLLNAETLREVRPGAVLLNCGRGELVETGSLLAALESGQLAGYGADVLDQEPPSPDHPLLGAKNCLLTPHVGSRTHESVQRQAAMATENLLRLLQGKKPLAQVNDVPPPPPFLPV; via the coding sequence ATGAAAATCCTCCTCTCCACCACTTCCTACCAAGACACTCCAGGGCCCCATCACGAGCTTCTTGCGACCTTCGGGGCCGAGATCCATCAGGAACGCGGCCCCTTGTCTGAAGAGCAGATGCTAGCGCTGGCAGGACAGTTCGATGCGCTCCTGTGTGGCGATGACGCCCTCACCCGCCCCGTCATCGAAAGCTCCCTGCCCCGGCTGAAGGTCATCGCCAAGTATGGCATCGGAGTCGATAAGATCGACGTCGCCTGCGCCACCGAACACGGCATCCCCGTCAGCTACACGCCGGGGGTCAATCACACCACCGTGGCCGAGCATGTCTTCGCCCTTCTTCTCGGGCTCCAGAAAAACCTCGTCCAGCAGGCTCATGCCACGGCCTCCGGCCAGTGGGCCCGCCAGACCGGGCGAGAGATTTTCGGGAAAACCATGGGCATCATCGGCCTCGGTCGCGTGGGCCAGGAAGTGGCCCTCCGGGCTCGAGCCTTTGGCCTCACTTGCCTGGGGTATGGGAACCACTGGCCGGAAGCGTTTTGCCGAACCCACCAGGTCGAGCGGCGCCGGGAACTCCGCCAGCTTCTCCGCGAGAGCGACATCATCTCGCTCCACACCCACCTCACCCCAGCCACCCACCACCTCCTCAACGCCGAGACCCTGCGAGAGGTCAGACCCGGAGCCGTCCTTCTGAACTGTGGTCGCGGCGAACTCGTCGAAACCGGCAGCCTCCTGGCCGCCCTCGAAAGTGGCCAACTGGCCGGCTACGGGGCGGACGTGCTCGACCAAGAACCCCCCTCTCCGGATCACCCGCTCCTCGGGGCCAAGAACTGCCTCCTCACCCCCCACGTCGGCTCGCGCACCCACGAATCCGTGCAGCGCCAAGCGGCTATGGCCACCGAAAACCTCCTCCGCCTGCTCCAAGGAAAAAAACCCCTCGCCCAAGTCAACGACGTCCCCCCGCCACCGCCCTTCCTGCCCGTCTAA